From a single Natronorubrum tibetense GA33 genomic region:
- a CDS encoding class I SAM-dependent methyltransferase, giving the protein MSDDRERWNEKYNRVEWSLPDTPIPELERRLATLPDGRALDVATGTGRNARFLAANDYDVDAVDISDVALDDARARAEERDLEVNWIRADLAEFDLETDAYDVITVSFFAALEHLPALKEALAPGGVLVYEHHLRSSDAVEVGPSSERFQYRSNDLLRACLDLTILSYEERRRPVSGGIAAVATLVARNSSGGTQSYPKHPARD; this is encoded by the coding sequence ATGAGCGACGACCGCGAGCGGTGGAACGAGAAGTACAACCGGGTCGAGTGGAGCCTTCCTGACACCCCAATCCCCGAACTCGAGCGACGGCTCGCGACCCTGCCGGACGGGCGCGCACTCGACGTCGCGACCGGTACCGGGCGGAACGCACGGTTTCTCGCCGCCAACGACTACGACGTCGACGCCGTCGATATCTCCGACGTAGCGCTCGATGACGCACGGGCCCGCGCCGAAGAACGCGACCTCGAGGTGAACTGGATCCGGGCCGACCTGGCCGAGTTCGATCTGGAGACCGACGCCTACGACGTGATCACGGTGAGTTTCTTCGCGGCGCTCGAGCACCTGCCCGCGCTCAAGGAGGCGTTGGCACCCGGCGGCGTGCTCGTCTACGAACACCACCTGCGCTCGAGCGACGCGGTCGAGGTGGGTCCCTCGAGCGAGCGGTTTCAGTACCGGTCGAACGACCTCCTCCGGGCGTGTCTCGACCTGACGATCCTCTCCTACGAGGAACGACGGCGACCGGTTTCCGGCGGTATCGCCGCGGTCGCGACGCTCGTGGCTCGGAACTCGAGCGGTGGTACCCAGTCGTACCCGAAGCATCCGGCGCGCGACTAG
- a CDS encoding TlpA family protein disulfide reductase translates to MRRREFVIAGAGTVSIACAGCLDSGDDDSADESESETIDDSPPFELQTLDAPGSEAGTVTIPREGQVILINFTRTDCPTSLGLLPAINEARAELEAAEADVDVISLFDDSAGPMNSPAELADWWDEHDGNWTVGIDERGVLNDYYNVRVLPTLIAIDGDGEVHWRNEGGTTAGNIVSGVENALEAQASADDGETDGDGEEPTDDEGEEDGDEGSMDDGDETADDSQD, encoded by the coding sequence ATGAGACGACGGGAGTTCGTGATCGCCGGCGCGGGGACCGTTTCGATCGCTTGTGCCGGCTGCCTCGACAGCGGAGACGACGATTCCGCCGACGAAAGCGAAAGCGAAACGATCGACGACTCGCCGCCGTTCGAACTCCAAACTCTCGACGCACCCGGTAGCGAAGCGGGAACCGTCACGATTCCGCGAGAGGGGCAGGTAATACTCATCAACTTCACCCGGACGGATTGCCCGACCAGTCTGGGGTTGCTGCCCGCGATCAACGAGGCGAGAGCCGAACTCGAGGCCGCCGAGGCCGACGTCGACGTTATATCCCTCTTCGACGACTCGGCCGGCCCGATGAACTCGCCGGCGGAACTGGCCGACTGGTGGGACGAACACGACGGCAACTGGACGGTCGGTATCGACGAACGCGGCGTGCTCAACGACTACTACAACGTTCGGGTCCTCCCGACGTTGATCGCCATCGACGGCGATGGCGAGGTCCACTGGCGCAACGAAGGCGGCACGACAGCGGGGAACATCGTCTCCGGCGTCGAGAACGCACTCGAGGCGCAGGCGTCGGCTGACGACGGAGAGACGGACGGCGACGGCGAGGAACCGACGGACGACGAAGGAGAGGAAGACGGCGACGAGGGATCCATGGATGACGGCGACGAAACGGCAGACGATTCTCAGGACTAG
- a CDS encoding DeoR family transcriptional regulator → MTNCSSRVLLRVLDERGAVETTSLADALGVHPVTVSKECHELQSDGHIRQISGGVYAITDTGERHLETLSE, encoded by the coding sequence ATGACCAACTGCTCGAGTCGAGTGCTCCTCCGGGTCCTCGACGAGCGCGGGGCGGTCGAAACGACGTCGCTTGCGGACGCACTCGGCGTCCATCCGGTGACGGTGAGCAAGGAGTGTCACGAACTGCAGTCCGACGGCCACATTCGGCAGATTTCGGGCGGCGTGTACGCGATTACGGACACCGGCGAGCGACACCTCGAGACGCTTTCTGAGTAG
- a CDS encoding DMT family transporter yields the protein MRSSDLEVTPVVALAFAVFAASTSAILVRWSAAPSSVAAFYRVLFTTALIAPVALLRYREEFGRLSSRDLGFAILAGVALAIHFAAWFESLNHTSVAASVTIVQSQPIFVALGAALVLGERINRETVLGITVAIVGAAVMSFGDAGQAPISDSTLYGNSLALLGAVTVAGYVLAGRSIRQRVSLFPYVTVVYTACALTLCLLVGAQGHDFLAYPPREWLLFLGMAVGPGVFGHTVINWVLKHLESVVVSVAWLGEPVGATLLALVLLAEVPDAVTVVGGLVVLAGIYVTTIERERRQRPES from the coding sequence GTGCGCAGTTCCGATCTCGAGGTAACGCCCGTCGTCGCGCTAGCATTTGCCGTGTTCGCGGCGAGCACCAGCGCCATCCTGGTGCGCTGGAGTGCGGCCCCGAGTTCGGTCGCGGCCTTCTACCGGGTGCTGTTCACGACGGCGCTGATCGCCCCGGTCGCCTTGCTCCGCTACCGCGAGGAGTTCGGTCGACTCTCGAGTCGGGACCTCGGCTTTGCGATCCTCGCGGGGGTCGCCCTCGCGATCCACTTCGCGGCGTGGTTCGAGAGCCTAAATCACACGAGCGTCGCCGCGAGCGTGACCATCGTCCAGAGCCAGCCCATCTTCGTGGCGCTGGGGGCGGCGCTCGTCCTCGGCGAGCGGATCAACCGCGAGACCGTCCTGGGGATCACCGTCGCCATCGTCGGCGCTGCCGTCATGTCGTTCGGCGACGCCGGTCAGGCGCCGATCTCCGATTCGACACTGTACGGAAACTCCCTCGCGCTGCTCGGAGCGGTCACCGTCGCGGGCTACGTGCTCGCCGGCCGGTCGATCCGCCAGCGCGTCTCGCTGTTTCCCTACGTCACCGTCGTCTACACGGCCTGTGCGCTCACGCTGTGTCTGCTCGTCGGCGCGCAGGGCCACGACTTCCTGGCGTATCCGCCGCGGGAGTGGCTGCTCTTTCTCGGCATGGCCGTCGGTCCCGGCGTCTTCGGACACACCGTCATCAACTGGGTGTTGAAACACCTCGAGTCGGTTGTGGTCAGCGTCGCCTGGCTCGGCGAACCCGTCGGGGCGACGCTGCTCGCGTTGGTGTTGCTCGCGGAGGTTCCCGACGCAGTGACCGTGGTCGGCGGACTGGTCGTCCTCGCGGGGATCTACGTGACGACGATCGAACGAGAACGGCGACAGCGGCCGGAATCCTGA
- a CDS encoding DMT family transporter has product MDERTVGTVCVLASAVGFGATGIFGTLASDIGLSIPTVLVFRFVIAAAVLWLLLALRGRARLLTGATLGQATVLGVAGFGAMSGFYFWGLEYLTAGLVAIVLYTYPAIIVVVTIVMNPNRVSRTLVAALCLSLGGVGLIVGADPAGADPRGVLIVFCGAVSYAGYVIGSERVLESVDPELLTAHVLPAAGVAFLTIGVAMDAFAVPSASETTAWGVLTALSILSTAVPILLLYAGLPRLGASRAGIVSTAEPAVAVVLGAAILSESVTATTVLGGGLVVVGVLLIHRRT; this is encoded by the coding sequence ATGGACGAGCGGACGGTCGGCACCGTGTGCGTACTCGCATCTGCCGTCGGGTTCGGAGCCACCGGGATCTTCGGCACGCTCGCGAGCGATATCGGTCTCTCGATCCCGACCGTCCTCGTGTTCCGGTTCGTCATTGCGGCCGCAGTCCTCTGGCTGTTGCTTGCGCTCCGCGGCCGAGCGCGACTGCTCACCGGCGCCACGCTCGGCCAGGCGACCGTCCTGGGCGTCGCCGGATTCGGTGCGATGAGCGGCTTCTACTTCTGGGGGCTGGAGTATCTGACCGCGGGGCTGGTTGCCATCGTCCTCTACACGTATCCGGCGATCATCGTCGTCGTAACGATCGTTATGAACCCGAACCGCGTCAGTCGAACGCTCGTCGCCGCGCTCTGTCTCTCGCTCGGCGGCGTCGGTCTCATCGTCGGCGCGGATCCGGCCGGCGCCGATCCGCGAGGCGTGCTCATCGTCTTCTGCGGCGCCGTGAGCTACGCCGGCTACGTGATCGGCAGCGAGCGCGTCCTCGAGTCCGTCGACCCGGAGCTCCTGACGGCACACGTCCTGCCGGCGGCCGGTGTCGCCTTCCTCACCATCGGCGTCGCGATGGACGCGTTTGCAGTGCCGTCGGCGAGCGAGACGACAGCCTGGGGCGTACTGACCGCGCTGTCGATACTCTCGACCGCGGTGCCGATCCTCCTGCTGTACGCCGGACTGCCGCGGCTCGGGGCGAGCAGGGCCGGCATCGTCAGCACCGCCGAACCGGCCGTCGCCGTCGTCCTCGGCGCGGCGATACTCAGCGAGTCGGTGACGGCCACGACGGTGCTCGGCGGCGGACTCGTCGTCGTCGGCGTCCTCCTGATTCACCGTCGAACGTGA
- a CDS encoding nitrous oxide reductase accessory protein NosL has product MTERDRLPLERRRLLGLLGAGAIAGLAGCSGDDDEADDEDEDGTDERLIEPNMEHPGDDPVDFTGDQDCPVCGMPPTNYSRWNAQLAHEDGTGAIFDTTGCLFAYVAAMASDSPIENAWTMDYETRDLVDATEAHYVLITDETAVDDPMTINPRAFGDEDDALEFVEDWDAEELTEDDIIGLEDVDRDVAMIYRASRI; this is encoded by the coding sequence ATGACTGAACGTGATCGGCTTCCGCTCGAGCGGCGGCGACTGCTCGGGCTCCTCGGGGCGGGTGCGATTGCGGGGCTCGCGGGCTGTAGTGGCGATGACGACGAGGCCGACGACGAGGACGAGGACGGTACCGACGAACGGCTGATCGAGCCGAACATGGAGCATCCGGGCGACGATCCGGTCGATTTCACCGGCGATCAGGACTGTCCGGTCTGCGGGATGCCCCCGACGAACTACTCCCGGTGGAACGCACAACTGGCCCACGAGGACGGGACGGGAGCCATCTTCGACACGACCGGCTGCCTGTTCGCGTACGTCGCCGCGATGGCGTCCGACTCGCCGATCGAAAACGCCTGGACGATGGACTACGAGACGCGAGACCTCGTCGACGCGACCGAGGCGCACTACGTCCTCATCACCGACGAGACCGCAGTCGACGATCCGATGACGATCAATCCGCGGGCCTTCGGCGACGAGGACGACGCCCTCGAGTTCGTCGAGGACTGGGACGCAGAGGAGCTAACGGAGGACGACATCATCGGTCTCGAGGATGTCGATCGCGACGTCGCGATGATCTACCGGGCGAGCCGAATATAG
- a CDS encoding SRPBCC family protein, with amino-acid sequence MPTYNRQSTIDAPLEDVWQFHSRIEGLEALTPDWMGLRVESMIGPNGEQEPEILEAGTEISLSTRPFGVGPRQYWTSLITERERDDGVAYFRDEMVDGPFDHWLHTHTFFADGEKTILRDRVEYELPCSGVPGIGQVVDAVGPFSKVGFEGMFRTRHRLTKARLE; translated from the coding sequence ATGCCGACCTACAACCGCCAGAGTACGATCGATGCCCCGCTCGAGGATGTCTGGCAGTTTCACTCCCGAATCGAGGGACTCGAGGCCCTCACGCCCGACTGGATGGGGCTACGCGTCGAGTCGATGATCGGCCCGAACGGCGAGCAAGAGCCCGAGATACTCGAGGCCGGCACCGAAATCTCGCTGTCGACGCGGCCGTTCGGCGTCGGTCCGCGCCAGTACTGGACCTCGCTGATCACGGAGCGCGAGCGGGACGACGGCGTCGCGTACTTCCGCGACGAGATGGTCGACGGCCCGTTCGACCACTGGCTCCACACCCACACGTTCTTCGCCGACGGCGAGAAGACGATTCTGCGGGACCGCGTTGAGTACGAACTGCCCTGTAGCGGCGTTCCGGGTATCGGCCAAGTCGTCGATGCGGTCGGCCCGTTCTCGAAGGTCGGTTTCGAGGGCATGTTCCGAACGCGCCATCGGCTGACGAAGGCGCGACTCGAGTGA
- the lrpA1 gene encoding HTH-type transcriptional regulator LrpA1, whose protein sequence is MSTQATEDRILDVLEEDAQASYAEIADRADVSKPTVRKYINKLEDEGVIVGYSADIDPKKLSSKTIAMVGIDVASERYVEATKALKDLDQIEALYSSSGDHMLMAEVRAADGDALGEIISEDILEIDGVTAAHPSFLQERLK, encoded by the coding sequence ATGAGCACACAGGCGACGGAGGATCGCATCCTCGACGTTCTCGAAGAGGATGCCCAGGCGTCCTACGCCGAGATCGCCGACCGCGCGGACGTCTCGAAGCCGACCGTTCGAAAGTACATCAACAAACTCGAGGACGAGGGCGTGATCGTCGGCTACTCGGCCGACATCGACCCGAAGAAGCTCTCGAGCAAGACCATCGCCATGGTTGGGATCGACGTCGCGAGTGAACGCTACGTCGAGGCGACGAAGGCCCTCAAGGACCTCGACCAGATCGAAGCTCTCTACAGTTCCAGCGGCGACCACATGCTGATGGCCGAGGTTCGCGCCGCAGACGGCGACGCGCTGGGCGAGATCATCTCCGAGGATATCCTCGAGATCGACGGCGTCACCGCGGCCCATCCGTCGTTCCTACAGGAGCGACTGAAGTAG
- a CDS encoding LolA family protein gives MSPGDGTHRSALLLAVVALACLSAGCVALPDEGVSQDHLEDRFAETEPPEAVAATVEVTETVDGEVTTHTETVWLRADGTSRIETAEDGAEMVIINDGSERYFHDREANSVWSYELDSTATSSLEGLYEQPERYVESYDVTDIEETTVDGRDAYRVVFDPPANETIDRSISVRLGPDEYVLPLETSEVDTAERSADRVELWLDQETMFPVKHAIAGDGIELETAYRSLSLDEALEEGLFDPPETDDGADSEEFVLPTITHHESVAEADAAAPFSVAEPEADVLSDGVELEEISQYEFHDEDRTQVTLSYRNGDGDSIAVTTSDGQRQFATGGDPVAVGNATGTIAHTDEGTELQWSCDNLYYSVFAGDGYESETAISIGESVSSAC, from the coding sequence ATGTCTCCCGGCGACGGCACTCATCGATCCGCCCTCCTCCTGGCAGTCGTCGCGCTCGCCTGTCTGAGCGCCGGCTGCGTCGCTCTTCCCGACGAGGGTGTCTCGCAAGACCACCTCGAGGACCGATTCGCGGAGACGGAGCCGCCCGAGGCGGTCGCCGCGACGGTCGAAGTCACCGAGACGGTCGACGGTGAAGTGACCACGCACACCGAAACCGTCTGGCTGCGCGCCGACGGCACGAGCCGGATCGAGACGGCCGAAGACGGCGCTGAGATGGTTATCATCAACGACGGCAGTGAGCGCTACTTCCACGACCGCGAGGCGAACTCCGTGTGGAGTTACGAGCTCGATTCGACCGCGACATCCTCCCTCGAGGGACTCTACGAACAGCCCGAGCGGTACGTCGAGAGCTACGACGTGACCGACATCGAGGAGACGACGGTCGACGGCCGCGACGCCTACCGCGTCGTGTTCGATCCGCCGGCGAACGAGACGATCGACCGCTCGATCAGCGTCCGGCTCGGTCCCGACGAGTACGTATTACCGCTCGAGACGAGCGAGGTGGATACTGCCGAGCGAAGCGCCGACCGGGTCGAACTCTGGCTCGATCAGGAGACCATGTTCCCGGTCAAACACGCCATCGCCGGCGACGGGATCGAACTGGAGACGGCCTATCGATCCCTCTCGCTCGACGAGGCGCTCGAGGAGGGGCTGTTCGACCCGCCCGAGACCGACGACGGAGCCGACTCCGAGGAGTTCGTGCTGCCGACGATTACTCACCACGAATCCGTCGCCGAGGCCGACGCGGCGGCACCGTTCTCGGTCGCCGAACCCGAGGCCGACGTGCTTTCCGACGGCGTCGAACTCGAGGAGATCAGTCAGTACGAGTTCCACGACGAGGACCGAACCCAGGTGACGCTGAGTTATCGGAACGGGGACGGCGATTCGATCGCGGTCACCACGAGCGACGGCCAGCGGCAGTTCGCGACCGGGGGCGATCCGGTCGCCGTCGGGAACGCGACGGGAACGATCGCCCACACCGACGAGGGAACCGAACTCCAGTGGTCGTGTGACAACCTGTACTACTCCGTGTTCGCCGGCGACGGGTACGAAAGCGAGACAGCCATCTCGATCGGAGAGTCAGTCTCGTCTGCGTGTTAA
- a CDS encoding thiamine pyrophosphate-dependent enzyme translates to MSAFNAIGEEREIDRDEFTPGVEPQPTWCPGCGDFGVLKSLKQALPEVGKTPEEVLTVTGIGCSGKLNSYLDTYGFHTIHGRSLPVARAAKLANPELEVIAAGGDGDGYGIGGNHWIHTARENHDITYIVFNNEIFGLTKGQTSPTSPKGHKSKTQPSGSAKMPLRPLSMSLNAGASYVARTAAVNPNQAKEIIAEAIEHDGFAHVDFLTQCPTWNKDARQYVPYIDVQESEDYEFDVHDRVEAAEMMRETEDVLNEGTVLTGRYFVEEDRPSYQEEKAAVGEMPDQPLAERYFDEDSEWERSYDLLDRHK, encoded by the coding sequence ATGAGTGCATTCAACGCCATCGGAGAGGAGCGAGAGATCGACCGGGACGAGTTCACGCCCGGTGTCGAACCGCAGCCGACCTGGTGTCCTGGCTGTGGCGACTTCGGCGTGCTGAAGTCGCTCAAGCAGGCCCTACCGGAAGTTGGCAAGACGCCCGAAGAGGTGCTGACGGTCACCGGAATCGGCTGTTCCGGCAAGCTGAACAGCTATCTCGACACGTACGGGTTCCACACGATCCACGGCCGCTCGCTGCCCGTCGCTCGGGCTGCAAAGCTCGCCAACCCCGAACTCGAGGTCATCGCCGCCGGCGGCGACGGTGACGGCTACGGGATCGGCGGCAACCACTGGATCCACACGGCCCGGGAGAACCACGACATCACCTACATCGTCTTCAACAACGAGATCTTCGGCCTGACGAAGGGCCAGACCTCGCCGACGAGTCCGAAGGGCCACAAGTCCAAGACTCAGCCCTCGGGCAGCGCGAAGATGCCGCTGCGTCCGCTGTCGATGTCGCTGAACGCCGGCGCGAGCTACGTCGCTCGCACGGCCGCGGTCAACCCGAACCAGGCCAAGGAGATCATCGCGGAGGCCATCGAACACGACGGCTTCGCCCACGTCGACTTCCTGACGCAGTGTCCGACCTGGAACAAGGACGCCCGGCAGTACGTCCCCTATATCGACGTCCAGGAGTCCGAGGACTACGAGTTCGACGTCCACGACCGGGTGGAGGCCGCCGAGATGATGCGCGAGACCGAGGACGTCCTCAACGAGGGGACCGTCCTGACGGGTCGGTACTTCGTCGAGGAGGACCGACCGTCCTACCAGGAGGAGAAGGCCGCAGTCGGCGAGATGCCCGATCAGCCCCTCGCCGAGCGCTACTTCGACGAGGACAGTGAGTGGGAGCGCAGCTACGACCTGCTCGACCGCCACAAATAA
- a CDS encoding 2-oxoacid:acceptor oxidoreductase subunit alpha, with protein sequence MSDDELIWRVAGGSGDGIDSTSQNFAKALMRSGLDVFTHRHYPSRIRGGHTYVEIRAAAHEVQSRGDGYNFLLSLGDSFARNPQEEAYYGNEEIKPLSENLDELRDGGIIVYDEGLVNEEDVEEINLEERAEENNWHVFPMDLRGLAKEHGREVMRNTAGVGVTAALLDMDLEHIENLMSDAMGGDILEANLEILHEAYEMTNEEYEFEHDLRAPTGSHDTEQALLSGSNAIAYGAIDAGCRFIAGYPMTPWTDVFTILSQNFPDMGGISEQVEDEIAAAALALGASHAGAKAMSGSSGGGFALMSEPLGLAEMTETPLVLVESMRAGPSTGLPTKPEQGDLEFVLYTSQGDSSRVVFAPGTIEEAYEQTRLAFEIAWDYQLPVIVIYDQKLSGENKNVDVEFFDREPAPDLGSTLTEEELKDAAHDASGKFKRFNHEDAENNVAPRSLPGQKGGRYLATGNEHSPVGHIEEDPDNRVAQMTRRIEKLDTIRDELDEEHPSNQTYYGDDDAEYGIITWGSSHGAVAEAVERLNEDGHSVKGVTVSDMMPFPEAEMTEFLESVDEAMVVEMNATAQFRGLIQKELGLFGEKMTSLLKYNGNPFEPAEVVEGYEVNLAEEDREPTAQVRIEPAAGD encoded by the coding sequence ATGAGCGACGACGAACTTATCTGGCGAGTTGCAGGCGGTTCCGGAGACGGGATCGACTCGACGAGTCAGAACTTCGCGAAAGCGCTGATGCGCTCGGGGCTCGACGTATTCACCCATCGGCACTATCCGTCGCGTATTCGCGGCGGCCACACCTACGTCGAGATTCGAGCCGCAGCCCACGAGGTACAGTCACGAGGGGACGGCTACAACTTCCTGCTCTCGCTGGGCGACTCCTTCGCTCGCAACCCACAGGAAGAGGCCTACTACGGCAACGAGGAGATCAAACCCCTCTCCGAGAACTTAGACGAGCTACGGGATGGCGGCATCATCGTCTACGACGAGGGGCTGGTCAACGAAGAGGACGTCGAGGAGATCAACCTCGAGGAGCGTGCCGAAGAGAACAACTGGCACGTCTTCCCGATGGATCTCCGCGGCCTCGCCAAAGAGCACGGGCGCGAAGTCATGCGCAACACCGCCGGTGTCGGTGTCACCGCGGCCCTGCTCGACATGGATCTCGAGCACATCGAGAATCTGATGTCCGACGCCATGGGCGGGGACATCCTCGAGGCGAACCTCGAGATTCTCCACGAGGCTTACGAGATGACCAACGAGGAGTACGAGTTCGAACACGACCTTCGAGCGCCGACGGGCTCACACGACACCGAGCAGGCGCTGCTGTCGGGATCGAACGCGATCGCCTACGGCGCGATCGACGCCGGCTGTCGGTTCATCGCCGGCTACCCGATGACGCCGTGGACGGACGTGTTCACCATCCTCAGCCAGAACTTCCCCGACATGGGCGGGATCTCCGAGCAAGTCGAAGACGAGATCGCCGCCGCGGCGCTCGCCCTCGGTGCGAGCCACGCCGGCGCGAAGGCCATGTCCGGTTCCTCCGGCGGTGGCTTCGCGTTGATGAGCGAACCGCTCGGACTCGCCGAGATGACCGAAACGCCGCTCGTCCTCGTCGAATCGATGCGCGCCGGTCCGTCGACCGGCCTGCCGACGAAGCCCGAGCAGGGTGACCTCGAGTTCGTCCTCTATACGAGCCAGGGCGACTCCTCGCGGGTCGTCTTCGCGCCGGGGACCATCGAGGAAGCCTACGAACAGACCAGACTCGCCTTCGAGATCGCCTGGGACTACCAGCTTCCGGTGATCGTCATCTACGATCAGAAGCTCTCCGGCGAGAACAAGAACGTCGACGTCGAGTTCTTCGACCGAGAGCCCGCGCCAGATCTGGGATCGACGCTCACCGAGGAGGAGCTCAAAGATGCCGCTCACGACGCGAGCGGCAAGTTCAAGCGCTTCAACCACGAGGACGCCGAAAACAACGTCGCCCCGCGGTCGCTGCCCGGCCAGAAGGGCGGCCGCTACCTCGCGACCGGGAACGAACACAGTCCCGTCGGACACATCGAGGAAGACCCGGACAACCGAGTCGCGCAGATGACTCGCCGGATCGAGAAACTCGACACCATTCGCGACGAACTCGACGAGGAACACCCCTCGAACCAGACCTACTACGGCGACGACGACGCCGAGTACGGCATCATCACGTGGGGCTCGAGTCACGGCGCAGTCGCCGAAGCCGTCGAACGCCTCAACGAGGACGGCCACTCCGTCAAGGGAGTTACCGTCTCGGATATGATGCCGTTCCCCGAGGCAGAGATGACCGAGTTCTTAGAGAGCGTCGACGAGGCGATGGTCGTCGAGATGAACGCCACCGCACAGTTCCGCGGTCTCATCCAGAAGGAACTGGGTCTCTTCGGCGAGAAGATGACCAGTCTCCTCAAGTACAACGGGAACCCGTTCGAACCGGCGGAAGTCGTCGAAGGCTACGAGGTCAACCTCGCCGAGGAGGACCGCGAGCCGACCGCACAGGTACGAATCGAACCCGCTGCAGGTGACTAA
- the aroC gene encoding chorismate synthase — protein sequence MNGNRFGRLFQVTTFGESHGEAMGCTVSGCPAGLELSEDDIQGDLDRRKPGQSMITTSRGEPDAVSIKSGIQDGYTTGTPIGMVIQNKDARSGKYEPFITAPRPSHGDFTYSAKFGTRNWGGGGRSSARETVNWVAAGAIAKKLLAREGIELKAHVNQIGDVEAPAVSFEEMLEHSEENDVRCAHPETAEEMQDRIAEYQEEGDSIGGSIYFEAQGVPVGLGAPRFDSLSARLGQAMMAVPATTAFEFGLGTEAAEWTGKDRNDDWEFDEEGDPVPVENDHGGIQGGISSGEPIYGEVTLHAPTSIPKTQQTADWETGELTEEQVIGRHDPVLPPRGVPVVEAMLALTLVDFMLLSGRLNPDRVDGQPGEYDTEYHPSNPNNQ from the coding sequence ATGAACGGCAACCGCTTCGGTCGCCTCTTTCAGGTGACCACGTTCGGCGAGAGCCACGGGGAGGCCATGGGCTGTACCGTCTCCGGCTGTCCCGCGGGGCTCGAGCTTTCCGAAGACGACATCCAGGGCGACCTCGACCGACGCAAACCCGGCCAGTCGATGATCACGACCAGTCGCGGCGAACCCGACGCGGTCTCGATCAAGTCGGGGATTCAGGACGGCTACACCACCGGAACGCCGATCGGGATGGTCATCCAGAACAAAGACGCCCGCTCGGGCAAGTACGAACCTTTCATCACCGCGCCGCGACCCAGCCACGGCGACTTTACCTACTCGGCGAAGTTCGGCACGCGAAACTGGGGCGGCGGCGGCCGCTCGTCCGCGCGAGAGACGGTCAACTGGGTCGCCGCCGGCGCCATCGCGAAGAAGCTGCTCGCACGAGAGGGCATCGAACTCAAGGCCCACGTAAACCAGATCGGCGACGTCGAAGCGCCGGCGGTCAGTTTCGAGGAGATGCTCGAGCACAGCGAGGAAAACGACGTTCGCTGTGCCCACCCCGAAACCGCGGAGGAAATGCAAGACAGAATCGCCGAGTACCAGGAGGAAGGCGACTCCATCGGTGGGAGCATCTACTTTGAGGCACAGGGCGTTCCCGTCGGCCTCGGGGCGCCGCGGTTCGACTCGCTCTCCGCGCGTCTTGGGCAGGCGATGATGGCGGTCCCGGCGACGACGGCCTTCGAGTTCGGGCTCGGGACCGAGGCCGCAGAGTGGACCGGGAAGGATCGAAACGACGACTGGGAGTTCGACGAGGAGGGCGACCCTGTGCCCGTCGAGAACGACCACGGTGGCATTCAGGGCGGCATCTCGAGCGGCGAGCCGATCTACGGTGAGGTCACCCTCCACGCGCCGACATCGATCCCGAAAACCCAACAGACGGCCGACTGGGAGACGGGCGAACTCACGGAGGAGCAGGTCATCGGCCGCCACGATCCTGTTCTCCCGCCGCGTGGCGTTCCCGTCGTCGAAGCGATGCTCGCCCTGACGCTCGTCGACTTCATGCTGCTGTCCGGTCGACTCAACCCCGACCGCGTCGACGGCCAGCCCGGCGAGTACGACACGGAGTATCACCCGAGTAATCCGAACAACCAGTAA
- a CDS encoding type II toxin-antitoxin system VapC family toxin produces MSASYVFDASSVVDVVLGRGGASVGIDLLFDEYWLDLTRYEAANAVWKIGVARDELRDSEIEEAIDILDRLEREMGFAVATGSETIDVAQETGLTFYDASYLAVAQREELTLVTEDGPLRDAADGQGVSTAQVRTLE; encoded by the coding sequence ATGTCTGCTTCGTATGTGTTCGATGCGAGCTCAGTAGTCGATGTGGTTCTCGGACGAGGCGGAGCAAGCGTCGGGATCGACCTCCTGTTCGACGAATACTGGCTCGATTTGACGCGATACGAGGCGGCGAACGCGGTCTGGAAAATCGGCGTCGCTCGAGACGAACTACGCGATTCAGAGATCGAGGAGGCGATCGACATCCTCGATCGGCTCGAGCGCGAGATGGGGTTCGCAGTAGCGACGGGGTCGGAGACGATTGATGTGGCTCAGGAGACCGGCCTGACATTTTATGATGCATCGTATCTCGCTGTCGCCCAGCGAGAAGAACTCACACTGGTTACCGAGGACGGTCCCCTCAGAGACGCAGCTGACGGTCAGGGTGTATCGACCGCCCAGGTCCGGACGCTCGAGTAG